CGTGGTGCGGATCGACCGGCCTGGCGCGGCCGGTCCCTATCCGGGGCTGGGCACACGCGCTGATCTGATCGCGCGCAGCCGGCGGTCGATCGCGCTGGATCTGAAGGCGCCCGCAGATGTCGCGACGGCGCGCGATCTGGTCGCCAGGGCCGAAGTGCTGATCGAGGGGTTTCGCCCCGGCGTGATGGAACGGCTGGGCCTTGGCCCCGCCGAGTGCCAGGCCCGCAATCCGCGCCTGACCTATGCGCGGATCACCGGCTGGGGCCAGACCGGGCCGCTTGCACAGACCGCCGGGCATGACCTGAACTATCTGGCGCTGACCGGCCTGCTGCCGTCCTTTGGCCGCCCTGGCGGGCCGCCGCCACCGCCGCTGAACCTGATCGGCGATTTCGGCGGCGGCGGCCTGCTGGGGGCCTTTGGCATCCTGTGTGCGGTCCTGCAGACGCGCCAGTCGGGACGGGGGCAGGTGGTCGACTGCGCCATGCTGGACGGCGCGGCGCTGATGGGCACCATGGTCTACAGCTTGCACGCCATAGGCCACTGGGCCGCCACCCGCGGGCGCAACTGGGTGGATGGCGGCGCCCCGTTCTATGACAGCTACGAATGCGCCGATGGCAAGTGCATCGCCATCGCCCCTATCGAACCGGCCTTCTACCGCATCCTGCTGGACCGCGCCGGCATCGACGATCCGGCCCTGCAAGACCCGTCGGACATCGACCAGTGGCCCGATCTCAAGCAACGGCTGGCACGCCTGTTTCGCACCCGCACCCGCGCAGACTGGTGTGTGCTACTCGAACACACCGATGCCTGCGTTTCGCCCGTGCTGGGTCCGTCCGAGGCCCCCCACCATCCGCACAACAGTGCCCGGCGGGTGTTCGTCGAACATTCCGGCGCACTGCAACCAGCTCCTGCACCAAGGTTCGACGGTGCCACGCCTGACCTTGCCCTTCCCCCGCCCTATCCGGACGAGCATCGAGCCGAGATCCTTGCCGACTGGCTTATGCGTTGAGGCATATATGAGGGGTTTGATCGTCAATGCGCACTTTTTGAACCTAATGATCACTACCTATATCTTGCTACTAACATCCGATAATCTTGCCTTATCGGATATTCAACGATCTAGACGTAAGGCGCGCTTCAGGGGCTCGTCGCTGCGGCAAATCAGCCTTGGCACTTACCGGTTCGACAGGGTTCTGGTCACGACTCTTGACGACAGTAGCACCAAGTCATACCATCAAGTAGCAGGAGCCAACGCCATGACCGTAAAATCCTCGATCTCACTCAGCGACGAACATCACGCCTTCGCCCGCGCACAGGTGCAAGACGGACGCTTTGCTTCCGTCAGCGCCGTCGTGCAGCACGGATTGGATCTGCTCCGTCAAAAAGCCGAGGATGAGCGGCTGGAACGAGCGGCACTGAAGGCTCTGCTC
The Gemmobacter sp. DNA segment above includes these coding regions:
- a CDS encoding CaiB/BaiF CoA-transferase family protein, whose protein sequence is MAGPLAGMKVVEFTGLGAAPFVAMMLGDMGADVVRIDRPGAAGPYPGLGTRADLIARSRRSIALDLKAPADVATARDLVARAEVLIEGFRPGVMERLGLGPAECQARNPRLTYARITGWGQTGPLAQTAGHDLNYLALTGLLPSFGRPGGPPPPPLNLIGDFGGGGLLGAFGILCAVLQTRQSGRGQVVDCAMLDGAALMGTMVYSLHAIGHWAATRGRNWVDGGAPFYDSYECADGKCIAIAPIEPAFYRILLDRAGIDDPALQDPSDIDQWPDLKQRLARLFRTRTRADWCVLLEHTDACVSPVLGPSEAPHHPHNSARRVFVEHSGALQPAPAPRFDGATPDLALPPPYPDEHRAEILADWLMR
- a CDS encoding type II toxin-antitoxin system ParD family antitoxin, with the translated sequence MTVKSSISLSDEHHAFARAQVQDGRFASVSAVVQHGLDLLRQKAEDERLERAALKALLEERLSGPFISAEEMRSRLTARRMPKTGDAHI